From Paenibacillus sp. PK3_47, the proteins below share one genomic window:
- a CDS encoding YhgE/Pip domain-containing protein: protein MKSLSVFMKDLGAALKNPKVLIPMLVVLFIPVMYSGLFLKAFWDPYGKMNELPVAVVNEDKGAAYEGTQLTAGNDLIEELKKTDGFRWNFVSRSQAEAGLNDNTYYMAIIVPEDFSANATTLLDAEPQPAKIIYEPNEGYNFLAGQIGGTAVKDIKTKVSAKITEAYTESVFDKITDISGGLGEAGDGAAQLADGAGKLDDGALKLKDNLLVLTEGTGKLLEGAAPLTQGVTDLNSGAAALESGSSTLAGGLAQLSAAHKQLQDGVSQSAAGSKQLSDGLAKTAAGAAALQTGTKSAVDGTAKLQAGTKSAVEGSAQLAAGLSSSAEGSAKLEEGLKASVEGSAKVAAGTRAVADGLQQLAQGNPQLAASPEVQKLLAASAAAAEGSAQLEQSQQQLAEGASALHSGQEQLAQGAEQLHSGAQQLDAGVSRLHDGAQQLHTGASQLLEGQQQLVAGAARLESGGGTLAAGMQQFGAKLAEAAAGGAKLADGGKALKAGTAKLLDGADQLSSGLSSVADGSQQLSDGAGQLKDGLDELKSGSNELASKLGEAAAQTSEVNKSDALVAMFAQPVEIEEHKVSEVPNYGSGFAPYFLSLGLFVGALICTLVVPMRESGVAGASRFNRFVSRTLTFSMMSVLQSLLAAMVVLYGLGLHVQNVALFYAFTFITSIAFMWMIQAIVTWLDQPGRFVVIVVLIFQLTTSAGTFPLELIPDWMKFFNPLLPMTYSVSGFKAVISSGDYSAMWSDAGLLAVYGIVFLAFTFTYFMSRNQDREAAVKSEQVLTV, encoded by the coding sequence ATGAAATCTTTATCTGTGTTTATGAAGGACCTTGGCGCAGCGCTCAAAAATCCTAAGGTGCTGATTCCGATGCTCGTCGTCCTTTTTATTCCGGTAATGTACAGCGGGCTGTTCCTGAAGGCGTTCTGGGATCCGTACGGCAAAATGAATGAGCTTCCGGTGGCTGTAGTTAATGAAGATAAGGGCGCAGCGTATGAGGGAACGCAGCTCACGGCAGGCAACGACCTGATAGAGGAGCTTAAAAAGACCGACGGATTCAGATGGAATTTCGTGTCCCGTTCCCAGGCGGAAGCGGGCCTTAATGACAATACTTATTATATGGCCATCATTGTTCCGGAAGATTTCTCCGCGAATGCAACCACACTGCTGGATGCAGAGCCGCAGCCGGCCAAGATTATATATGAGCCGAATGAGGGGTATAACTTTTTGGCGGGACAAATCGGCGGTACTGCGGTAAAGGATATCAAAACCAAGGTTTCTGCCAAAATTACAGAAGCTTATACGGAATCCGTGTTTGACAAGATCACGGATATCTCCGGCGGCCTTGGTGAAGCCGGAGACGGCGCAGCGCAGCTTGCCGACGGGGCCGGCAAGCTGGATGACGGGGCACTGAAGCTGAAGGACAATCTGCTTGTGCTGACCGAAGGCACAGGCAAGCTGCTGGAGGGGGCGGCGCCGCTTACCCAAGGCGTTACGGATTTGAACAGCGGTGCTGCAGCGCTTGAGAGCGGCAGCAGCACCCTGGCGGGCGGACTTGCACAGCTGTCCGCCGCACATAAGCAGCTGCAGGATGGCGTATCCCAGAGTGCAGCCGGCAGCAAGCAGCTGAGTGACGGCCTTGCGAAGACAGCCGCCGGTGCGGCTGCACTGCAGACCGGCACGAAGTCGGCAGTAGACGGCACCGCCAAGCTGCAGGCCGGCACGAAGTCGGCAGTAGAAGGCAGCGCGCAGCTTGCGGCCGGATTGTCCTCTTCCGCTGAAGGCAGCGCCAAGCTGGAAGAAGGCTTGAAGGCTTCCGTGGAAGGAAGCGCAAAGGTAGCAGCCGGCACCAGAGCGGTGGCTGACGGGCTGCAGCAGCTGGCCCAGGGCAATCCGCAGCTTGCGGCAAGCCCTGAGGTGCAGAAGCTGCTGGCGGCAAGCGCAGCAGCCGCTGAAGGCAGCGCGCAGCTGGAGCAGAGCCAGCAGCAGCTTGCGGAAGGCGCGTCTGCGCTGCACAGCGGCCAGGAGCAGCTCGCGCAGGGCGCGGAACAGCTGCACAGCGGAGCGCAGCAGCTGGACGCGGGTGTGTCCCGGCTGCATGACGGCGCGCAGCAGCTGCACACGGGCGCAAGCCAGCTGCTGGAAGGCCAGCAGCAGCTTGTGGCGGGCGCAGCCCGCCTGGAGAGCGGCGGCGGTACGCTCGCCGCAGGCATGCAGCAGTTCGGCGCGAAGCTTGCCGAAGCAGCCGCAGGGGGCGCCAAGCTGGCTGACGGCGGCAAAGCGCTGAAAGCCGGCACAGCCAAGCTGCTGGATGGCGCAGACCAGCTCAGCAGCGGCCTGAGCTCGGTAGCGGACGGCTCGCAGCAGCTGAGCGATGGTGCAGGCCAGCTGAAGGACGGCCTGGATGAACTGAAATCCGGATCAAACGAGCTGGCCTCCAAGCTGGGGGAAGCGGCTGCCCAGACAAGTGAAGTGAACAAGTCCGATGCACTGGTAGCAATGTTTGCCCAGCCGGTGGAGATTGAGGAGCATAAGGTCAGTGAAGTGCCGAACTACGGCTCGGGCTTTGCGCCGTATTTCCTGTCGCTTGGATTGTTCGTAGGGGCGCTGATCTGCACACTGGTTGTCCCGATGCGTGAATCCGGGGTGGCCGGCGCCAGCCGGTTCAACCGGTTTGTCAGCCGTACGCTAACCTTCTCGATGATGAGTGTGCTGCAGTCCCTGCTGGCGGCTATGGTCGTGCTGTACGGCTTAGGGCTGCATGTACAGAATGTCGCGTTGTTCTACGCCTTTACTTTCATTACAAGCATTGCTTTCATGTGGATGATCCAGGCTATTGTAACCTGGCTTGACCAGCCTGGCCGTTTCGTGGTCATTGTCGTTCTGATCTTCCAGCTGACAACCAGCGCAGGAACCTTCCCGCTGGAGCTGATTCCGGACTGGATGAAATTCTTCAATCCGCTGCTTCCGATGACATACAGCGTCAGCGGATTCAAAGCTGTAATTTCCAGCGGGGACTACAGTGCCATGTGGAGTGATGCAGGTCTGCTGGCAGTCTACGGCATTGTATTCCTGGCCTTCACATTCACCTATTTCATGTCCCGTAATCAGGACCGTGAAGCGGCAGTAAAAAGTGAACAAGTTTTGACTGTATAA
- a CDS encoding glycosyltransferase: MRKKRVLLFSEGFGTGHTGAAYALAEGIKLLHPDVQCRVIELGKFLNPTVAPWILSAYRKTVSSQPKLVGMMYKTQYNKSLNRLTKMALHRIFYTHASQVIEQLKPDLIICTHPIPAAVISRLKRQGLDVPLYTLITDYDAHASWVNPEADRYLVSTSRVKSILTGRGVSPELVTVTGIPVHPKFWEKYNKAQLRKELGLADIPTVLIMGGGWGLMFGKDVMDSLTARMDDIQLIFCMGSNDKLVSKMGSDPLLNHPNVRILGYSSEINKLMDASDLLITKPGGMTCTEGQTKGIPMLFYSAIPGQEEKNAQYFVELGLAEVLDAQVVDKWFSLLLREYNGLEELRMRRIAPERQQPQNCAQTVLQLLGKPAAGPVEPWGSRTQAARTEEAVYVTP, encoded by the coding sequence ATGCGAAAGAAAAGAGTACTGCTGTTTTCGGAAGGCTTCGGCACGGGCCATACAGGAGCAGCCTATGCTCTGGCAGAAGGAATTAAGCTGCTTCACCCGGACGTCCAGTGCCGGGTCATTGAGCTGGGCAAATTCCTGAATCCTACGGTCGCGCCTTGGATTCTTTCCGCTTACCGCAAAACAGTCAGCAGCCAGCCCAAGCTGGTCGGCATGATGTATAAAACACAATATAACAAATCACTGAACCGGCTGACCAAAATGGCGCTGCACCGGATTTTTTATACACATGCTTCACAAGTCATTGAACAGCTCAAGCCTGATTTGATTATTTGCACCCATCCGATCCCGGCAGCCGTTATATCCCGGCTGAAGCGCCAGGGCCTGGATGTCCCGCTGTACACGCTGATTACCGATTATGATGCGCATGCCAGCTGGGTTAATCCTGAAGCCGACCGCTATCTGGTGTCCACTTCCCGCGTAAAATCCATTCTGACCGGAAGAGGCGTCAGTCCTGAACTGGTGACCGTCACCGGAATACCGGTACACCCCAAGTTCTGGGAGAAGTATAACAAAGCCCAGCTGCGTAAGGAGCTGGGGCTGGCTGATATTCCTACAGTGCTCATAATGGGCGGAGGCTGGGGCCTGATGTTCGGTAAAGACGTCATGGACTCGCTCACTGCGAGAATGGACGATATTCAACTGATCTTTTGCATGGGCAGCAATGACAAGCTTGTCTCCAAAATGGGCTCTGATCCCCTGCTGAACCATCCCAATGTGCGCATTCTGGGATACAGCAGTGAAATCAACAAGCTTATGGACGCCTCCGATCTGCTGATCACCAAACCCGGCGGTATGACCTGCACAGAGGGACAGACCAAAGGCATTCCGATGCTGTTCTACAGTGCGATTCCCGGCCAGGAGGAGAAAAACGCCCAGTATTTCGTAGAGCTGGGGCTGGCCGAAGTACTGGATGCGCAGGTAGTGGATAAATGGTTTTCGCTGCTGCTCCGCGAGTATAACGGCCTTGAGGAGCTGCGCATGCGGCGTATCGCCCCTGAACGGCAGCAGCCGCAGAACTGCGCCCAGACCGTGCTGCAGCTGCTCGGCAAACCGGCTGCCGGCCCGGTGGAGCCGTGGGGATCAAGGACTC
- a CDS encoding TetR/AcrR family transcriptional regulator: MAVVDRRQQVLQAATKCFSLFGYKATTMEQVAKIANVGKGTIYTFFTNKEQLFNEILRDVIIEMKRIAGQEIRRDKAFFDNLHRVLDALLEFRSEHELFIKLSQESRDFGTPQAGEGLDKIESVVLEYLEREVEHAIHQGEIKECDPKIVSVVMFRLYIVLTAELNKVHVPLSKEQIKQYFHLFLAEGLARQSLVQQQQR, encoded by the coding sequence GTGGCTGTGGTAGATCGAAGGCAGCAGGTGCTTCAGGCGGCGACGAAATGTTTTTCATTGTTCGGATATAAGGCAACTACGATGGAACAGGTAGCGAAGATTGCGAATGTCGGAAAAGGAACGATTTACACCTTCTTCACCAATAAGGAGCAGCTGTTCAATGAGATTCTGAGAGATGTCATTATCGAAATGAAGAGAATCGCCGGGCAGGAAATCAGACGGGATAAAGCCTTTTTTGATAATCTGCACAGGGTTCTGGATGCTCTGCTGGAATTTCGCAGCGAACATGAGCTGTTCATCAAGCTGTCCCAGGAAAGCCGTGATTTCGGAACACCGCAGGCCGGCGAAGGGCTAGACAAGATTGAGAGCGTCGTGCTGGAATATCTGGAACGGGAGGTGGAACACGCGATTCATCAAGGGGAGATCAAGGAGTGCGACCCCAAAATTGTATCGGTGGTAATGTTCAGGCTGTATATTGTTTTGACGGCCGAGCTGAACAAGGTGCATGTACCGCTAAGCAAGGAACAGATCAAGCAGTATTTTCATCTGTTTCTGGCTGAAGGTCTGGCCCGGCAGAGCCTGGTTCAGCAGCAGCAGCGTTAG
- the gltB gene encoding glutamate synthase large subunit yields the protein MRHTELPGKQGLYDPQFEKDACGMGFVAHIKGKPSHEIVSNALTMLFNMEHRGGQGSEPNSGDGAGIMLQIPHRFFAGEASKLGFELPEQGRYGVGMIFLSHNEEIRARHEALLSDIIAEEGQVVLGYRDVPTYDEMLGKTAKAAKPYVRQVFIGRAEGIADELAFERKLFVIRKRAELAIRYGGVEEAESFYMPSMSCRKIVYKGMLTTEQVGQFYLDLQDENLESAIALVHSRFSTNTFPSWERAHPYRFMIHNGEINTLRGNVNWMHARQSLFKSQVFGADLDKIKPVVNPDGSDTAMFDNTFEFLYLSGRSLPHVAMMMVPEPWSNHESMSDDKKAFYEYHSTLMEPWDGPAAMGFTDGVQIGAMLDRNGLRPARYYVTKDDMIILSSEAGVLDIPAENVLYKDRLRPGRMLLVDTEQGRIISDEEVKASIAAEQPYRQWLDEHLIGLDQLPDAPELPNPKHDNVQQLQQSFGYTFEDLRKVLEPMASTGAEAVGSMGYDAPLAVLSDRPQRLYNYFKQMFAQVTNPPIDAIREELVTSTATTIGPERNLLKPEPESCRQISLDSPILSNEDFAKIRHVRRAGFKSMSIPILFPAELGAEGLRIALERMNEAADRVMAKGHNILILSDRGVDRENAAIPALLAVSSLHHHLIRQGTRTKVSILLESGEPREVHHYALLLGYGVSAVNPYLAFESLDDMIGQGLLRGISHEKAVKNYIKAATKSVVKILSKMGISTIQSYRGAQIFEAVGLNSEFVDRYFTWTPSRIGGIGLEEVAAETLIHHNRAFTDKDGNDKVLDSGGDYQWRSDGEDHLFNPQTIHLLQHAVRSGDYTLYKKYAALVQGETKNHLTLRSMLQFKPAGAPVPLEEVEPAESIMTRFKTGAMSFGSISKEAHETLAIAMNRIGGKSNTGEGGEDPARFTPDSNGDSRRSAIKQVASGRFGVTSNYLVNADEIQIKMAQGAKPGEGGQLPGRKVYPWVAEVRGSTAGVGLISPPPHHDIYSIEDLAELIYDLKNANPRANINVKLVSEVGVGTIAAGVAKGRADIILVSGYDGGTGASPMNSIRHAGLPWELGLAETHQTLMLNNLRDRVVLETDGKMLSGRDLAVAVLLGAEEYGFSTAPLVAVGCIMMRVCQMDTCPVGVATQNPDLRKNFTGDPQHVVNFMTFVAQDLREIMAELGFRTVEEMVGRTDCLDATQASTHWKKKGVDLSSLLHTPQMPEGSTRFNSKRQNHGLEETLDMSKLLDLAAPALESGTPVEASLPITNVNRAVGTILGSELTRKYGAAGLPDDTIRLHFTGSAGQSLGAFMPKGITISVDGDTNDYLGKGLSGGKLIVKPSPKATFAAEDNIITGNTALYGATGGQAYINGIAGERFAVRNSGANVVVEGVGDHGCEYMTGGRVVVLGGTGRNFAAGMSGGIAYVYDPDNTFVKRCNLEMVLLERVEEPEEVAELHGLITRHTELTDSAAGRRILDSWEESLPKFARVIPKDYKRMMEQIRKVEQTGLTGEAALMAAFEANMRELARVGG from the coding sequence ATGAGACACACTGAACTGCCCGGCAAACAGGGCCTATATGATCCCCAGTTCGAAAAGGATGCTTGCGGAATGGGATTTGTTGCCCATATTAAAGGCAAACCCTCTCATGAGATTGTAAGCAATGCATTAACCATGCTCTTTAACATGGAGCACCGGGGAGGACAGGGAAGCGAGCCGAACTCCGGCGACGGAGCCGGCATCATGCTGCAGATTCCGCACCGCTTCTTTGCCGGAGAAGCCAGCAAGCTTGGCTTTGAACTGCCGGAACAGGGCCGTTATGGCGTGGGTATGATCTTTTTGTCTCATAATGAGGAGATCCGCGCCCGCCATGAGGCGCTGCTGAGCGATATTATTGCCGAGGAAGGCCAGGTGGTGCTCGGGTACCGCGATGTGCCGACCTATGATGAAATGCTGGGCAAGACAGCCAAGGCTGCTAAGCCTTATGTCCGCCAGGTATTTATCGGCCGTGCAGAAGGTATCGCTGATGAGCTGGCCTTTGAACGCAAGCTGTTTGTGATCCGCAAGCGCGCTGAACTCGCTATCCGCTACGGCGGAGTCGAGGAAGCGGAATCCTTCTATATGCCAAGCATGTCCTGCCGCAAGATCGTGTACAAAGGCATGCTGACTACTGAGCAGGTAGGACAGTTTTATCTGGACCTGCAGGATGAAAATCTGGAATCGGCGATTGCGCTTGTGCATTCCCGTTTCAGCACCAATACGTTCCCGAGCTGGGAGCGTGCCCACCCGTACCGCTTCATGATCCACAACGGCGAGATCAACACGCTGCGGGGGAATGTGAACTGGATGCATGCCCGCCAGTCGCTGTTCAAGAGCCAGGTATTCGGGGCAGACCTTGACAAGATCAAGCCGGTCGTGAATCCGGACGGCTCCGACACCGCCATGTTCGACAACACCTTTGAGTTCCTGTACCTCAGCGGTCGTTCCCTGCCGCATGTGGCGATGATGATGGTTCCTGAGCCTTGGAGCAACCATGAATCGATGTCCGATGACAAGAAGGCATTCTATGAATACCACAGCACGCTGATGGAACCGTGGGACGGACCTGCTGCGATGGGCTTCACTGACGGTGTGCAAATCGGTGCAATGCTTGACCGTAACGGTCTGCGCCCTGCACGTTATTATGTAACCAAAGACGATATGATCATTCTGTCCTCTGAAGCGGGAGTTCTGGATATCCCGGCAGAGAACGTACTCTATAAAGACCGCCTGAGACCGGGCCGTATGCTGCTGGTGGATACCGAGCAGGGCCGGATTATCTCCGACGAGGAAGTTAAAGCCTCCATTGCTGCGGAGCAGCCTTACCGCCAGTGGCTAGATGAGCATCTGATCGGTCTGGACCAGCTTCCGGATGCACCGGAGCTGCCGAATCCGAAGCATGACAATGTGCAGCAGCTGCAGCAGTCTTTCGGCTATACCTTTGAGGATCTGCGCAAGGTGCTGGAGCCAATGGCTTCCACCGGTGCCGAAGCTGTCGGCTCCATGGGCTATGATGCTCCGCTGGCCGTGCTCTCGGACCGCCCGCAGCGCCTGTACAATTATTTTAAACAAATGTTCGCCCAGGTAACCAACCCGCCGATTGACGCCATCCGTGAAGAGCTGGTGACATCCACGGCAACGACAATCGGACCTGAACGCAATCTGCTGAAGCCGGAACCGGAGAGCTGCCGCCAGATTTCGCTGGATTCGCCGATTCTCTCCAATGAGGACTTTGCGAAGATCCGCCACGTCCGCCGTGCAGGCTTCAAATCGATGTCTATTCCGATCCTGTTCCCGGCTGAGCTTGGGGCAGAAGGACTGCGCATTGCGCTGGAGCGCATGAATGAAGCGGCTGACCGCGTAATGGCCAAAGGCCATAATATTCTTATTCTGTCCGACCGCGGCGTTGACCGCGAGAATGCCGCAATCCCGGCACTTCTGGCTGTATCCAGCCTGCATCACCATCTGATCCGCCAGGGAACCCGGACCAAAGTCAGCATCCTGCTGGAATCCGGCGAACCGCGTGAAGTACATCATTATGCGCTTCTGCTGGGTTACGGTGTAAGTGCGGTCAATCCGTACCTGGCGTTTGAAAGTCTGGATGACATGATCGGCCAGGGCCTGCTGCGCGGAATCTCGCATGAGAAGGCTGTGAAGAACTACATTAAGGCTGCGACGAAGAGCGTAGTTAAAATCCTGTCCAAGATGGGGATTTCCACCATCCAATCCTACCGTGGAGCACAGATTTTTGAAGCTGTAGGGCTTAACTCGGAATTCGTGGACCGTTACTTCACCTGGACGCCTTCCCGCATCGGCGGTATCGGCCTGGAGGAAGTGGCAGCCGAAACCCTGATCCATCATAACCGTGCCTTCACTGACAAGGACGGCAATGACAAGGTGCTGGATTCCGGCGGTGATTACCAGTGGCGCAGCGACGGGGAGGACCACCTGTTCAACCCGCAGACGATTCATCTGCTTCAGCACGCTGTGCGCAGCGGGGACTACACGCTTTACAAGAAATATGCTGCCTTGGTTCAAGGCGAAACCAAGAACCACCTGACACTGCGCTCCATGCTGCAGTTCAAACCCGCAGGTGCACCTGTGCCGCTTGAAGAAGTAGAACCGGCAGAATCGATTATGACCCGCTTCAAGACCGGAGCAATGTCCTTCGGCTCCATCAGTAAGGAAGCGCATGAGACGCTGGCTATTGCCATGAACCGTATCGGCGGCAAGAGCAATACCGGTGAAGGCGGGGAAGATCCGGCCCGCTTCACTCCTGATAGTAACGGCGATTCCCGCCGCAGTGCGATCAAGCAGGTGGCATCGGGACGTTTCGGGGTAACCTCGAACTACCTGGTGAACGCTGACGAGATCCAGATCAAGATGGCGCAGGGGGCTAAGCCGGGTGAAGGCGGACAGCTTCCGGGCCGCAAGGTGTACCCTTGGGTAGCTGAAGTCCGCGGATCCACCGCAGGCGTAGGCCTGATCTCGCCGCCGCCGCATCATGATATTTATTCCATCGAGGATTTGGCAGAGCTGATCTATGATCTGAAGAATGCCAATCCGCGTGCCAATATTAACGTTAAGCTTGTATCCGAAGTCGGTGTAGGAACGATTGCTGCCGGTGTAGCCAAAGGCCGTGCCGATATTATCCTGGTCAGCGGTTATGACGGAGGTACAGGAGCTTCTCCGATGAACTCCATCCGCCACGCCGGTCTGCCTTGGGAGCTTGGTCTTGCCGAGACCCATCAGACGCTGATGCTGAACAACCTGCGCGACCGCGTAGTGCTGGAAACGGACGGCAAAATGCTCAGCGGACGCGATCTAGCGGTAGCTGTTCTGCTGGGTGCTGAAGAATACGGCTTCTCAACAGCTCCGCTGGTGGCTGTAGGCTGTATTATGATGCGGGTATGTCAAATGGATACCTGTCCGGTAGGTGTAGCAACACAGAATCCAGACCTGCGCAAGAACTTTACCGGTGATCCGCAGCATGTCGTGAATTTCATGACCTTTGTTGCCCAGGATCTGCGCGAAATCATGGCTGAGCTTGGCTTCCGTACCGTTGAAGAGATGGTAGGGCGCACAGACTGCCTCGATGCGACACAGGCCTCCACACACTGGAAGAAGAAGGGCGTTGATCTGAGCAGTCTGCTGCATACTCCGCAGATGCCGGAGGGAAGCACCCGCTTCAACAGCAAGCGCCAGAACCATGGCCTGGAAGAAACCCTGGATATGTCGAAGCTGCTGGACCTGGCTGCACCTGCACTTGAATCCGGTACTCCTGTAGAGGCTTCACTGCCAATTACGAACGTGAACCGTGCAGTAGGAACCATCCTGGGCAGTGAACTGACGCGCAAATACGGCGCGGCAGGCCTGCCGGATGACACAATCCGCCTGCATTTCACAGGCTCAGCCGGACAAAGTCTCGGTGCATTCATGCCGAAGGGCATCACGATCTCCGTTGATGGGGATACCAATGACTATCTCGGTAAAGGGCTGTCCGGAGGCAAGCTGATTGTTAAGCCGTCACCGAAGGCTACCTTTGCTGCTGAAGACAATATCATTACCGGAAACACGGCACTCTACGGGGCGACTGGCGGTCAGGCTTACATCAACGGCATCGCCGGTGAACGTTTTGCCGTCCGTAACTCCGGCGCCAATGTAGTCGTAGAAGGCGTGGGCGACCACGGCTGCGAGTACATGACCGGCGGACGTGTTGTAGTGCTTGGCGGGACAGGACGCAACTTCGCGGCAGGGATGTCGGGCGGTATCGCATATGTGTACGATCCTGACAACACCTTCGTGAAACGCTGCAACCTGGAGATGGTGCTTCTGGAGCGTGTGGAAGAGCCGGAAGAGGTTGCCGAGCTGCACGGACTGATTACCCGTCACACAGAGCTTACGGACAGCGCTGCAGGAAGACGTATTCTGGATAGCTGGGAAGAGTCTCTGCCGAAGTTTGCCCGTGTCATTCCGAAGGATTACAAACGGATGATGGAGCAAATCCGCAAAGTAGAGCAGACCGGCCTGACTGGAGAAGCAGCCCTTATGGCCGCTTTTGAAGCCAATATGCGTGAACTTGCCCGCGTCGGCGGCTAG
- a CDS encoding ABC transporter ATP-binding protein, with amino-acid sequence MPNTAEVVKPVASLMNVTKKIGSKTLVSNLTLDIPPGQIFGFLGPNGAGKTTTIRMMVGLISISQGDILICGRSIKDHFEEAIANVGAIVENPEMYKFLTGYQNLRQYARMVKGVDKQRINEVIELVGLGQRIHDKVKTYSLGMRQRLGVAQALLHRPKLLILDEPTNGLDPQGIRELRDYLRRLCQEEGTTVFVSSHLLSEMELMCDSVAIIQNGRLVDVKQLKSVGDMVLQNPETWFEVDNPEAALKVFGRGSLVNGGIVIEAVREEVAELNARLVAGGIKVYSIKALSRSLEDQFLEITGGEGIG; translated from the coding sequence ATGCCGAATACGGCAGAAGTGGTGAAGCCGGTAGCGAGCCTGATGAACGTCACCAAAAAAATCGGCTCCAAAACACTGGTGAGCAATCTGACCCTCGATATCCCGCCAGGGCAGATTTTCGGATTCCTGGGACCGAACGGGGCCGGCAAAACAACCACCATCCGCATGATGGTAGGGTTAATTTCGATCAGCCAGGGTGATATTCTGATTTGCGGACGCAGCATCAAGGATCACTTTGAGGAGGCGATCGCGAATGTCGGAGCAATTGTCGAGAACCCGGAGATGTATAAGTTCCTGACCGGATATCAGAATTTGCGCCAATATGCGCGGATGGTGAAGGGGGTGGACAAGCAGCGTATCAACGAAGTGATAGAGCTTGTCGGACTCGGCCAAAGAATTCATGACAAGGTAAAAACCTATTCGCTCGGGATGCGCCAGCGGCTGGGGGTAGCCCAGGCACTGCTGCACCGGCCCAAGCTGCTTATTCTCGATGAGCCGACGAACGGGCTGGATCCGCAGGGAATCCGCGAGCTGCGTGATTATCTGCGCCGTCTGTGCCAGGAGGAGGGAACGACGGTGTTCGTCTCCAGCCACTTGCTGTCTGAGATGGAGCTGATGTGTGACAGTGTAGCGATCATCCAGAACGGACGGCTTGTCGATGTGAAGCAGCTTAAGTCAGTGGGCGATATGGTGCTGCAGAATCCGGAGACCTGGTTCGAGGTTGATAACCCGGAGGCTGCGCTAAAGGTGTTCGGCCGGGGTTCGTTGGTGAACGGAGGTATTGTTATTGAGGCGGTACGCGAGGAAGTGGCAGAACTGAATGCGCGCCTGGTGGCAGGCGGGATCAAGGTATACAGCATCAAAGCACTGTCACGTTCACTGGAGGATCAATTCTTGGAAATTACGGGAGGTGAAGGCATTGGGTGA
- a CDS encoding ABC transporter permease: MGEFAALIHNENIKIYSRVRTWVMLFILAVMSMLFPVLMYFTSGSPESMMGLWDTFQTTVSIAFFLNTIFTVVVASDSVASEFSWGTIKLLLIRPWSRTKILVSKYISLVLFSLLSTAVLIAFAYGSSLMFSSSAEAGMSTMRDMSPAEYSFLDLFCRYVEMFLTAALAFMVSSVFRASGLAIGLSLFIMFTKNIFLMIFSPERYEWAKYLIFTHMDLRGYMVSSVGPGGVTLWFSVAVLAVYYVLFLLVSWYVFRKRDVAA, encoded by the coding sequence TTGGGTGAGTTTGCAGCTCTCATACATAATGAGAATATCAAGATTTACAGCCGTGTCCGCACATGGGTGATGCTGTTTATTCTTGCAGTAATGAGTATGCTGTTCCCTGTGCTGATGTATTTCACCAGCGGAAGTCCGGAGTCGATGATGGGCCTTTGGGATACTTTCCAGACGACGGTCAGTATTGCCTTTTTCCTGAATACGATCTTTACTGTTGTCGTTGCTTCTGACTCTGTTGCGAGTGAGTTTTCCTGGGGAACAATCAAGCTGCTGCTGATCCGCCCATGGAGCCGTACCAAGATTCTGGTCTCCAAATATATTTCCCTTGTGCTCTTTAGTCTGCTCAGTACGGCTGTGCTGATTGCTTTTGCCTATGGTTCATCCCTGATGTTCTCTTCTTCGGCTGAAGCAGGAATGTCCACCATGAGAGACATGAGTCCGGCGGAATATTCCTTCCTGGATCTGTTCTGCCGTTATGTGGAGATGTTCCTGACGGCTGCGCTTGCCTTCATGGTTTCCAGCGTCTTCCGGGCAAGCGGCCTGGCGATCGGATTGTCGTTGTTTATTATGTTCACCAAAAATATTTTCCTGATGATCTTCAGTCCCGAGCGTTATGAATGGGCCAAATATCTGATCTTTACCCACATGGATTTACGGGGATATATGGTCTCCAGCGTCGGACCGGGCGGTGTAACCCTATGGTTCTCTGTAGCGGTTCTGGCTGTTTATTATGTCCTGTTTCTGCTGGTCTCCTGGTACGTATTCCGTAAAAGAGATGTGGCGGCTTAA
- a CDS encoding polymer-forming cytoskeletal protein: MWKQRAQASYKSTDSLIGYGDSLEGKVQCDTNLRIDGDFSGEIQCRGTVTVGEQGTVHSSIKAHDIVIAGKVFGSVTADHKLTITDTGQLHGDIMAGILNIVEGSVLNCSVAMAELPAAEKAGGPTQNVKKDKDGKRRSKAQKSTLEAG; this comes from the coding sequence ATGTGGAAACAGAGGGCACAGGCTTCGTACAAGTCAACAGACTCGCTGATCGGCTACGGGGACAGTCTGGAAGGTAAAGTGCAGTGTGACACCAACCTGCGGATCGACGGCGATTTCAGCGGTGAAATCCAGTGCCGGGGAACAGTAACCGTCGGGGAGCAGGGAACGGTACATTCCAGCATCAAAGCGCATGATATTGTTATCGCAGGCAAAGTGTTCGGCAGCGTCACTGCCGATCATAAGCTCACAATTACAGATACCGGACAGCTGCACGGGGATATTATGGCAGGCATCCTGAATATTGTAGAAGGCAGCGTCCTGAACTGCTCCGTTGCCATGGCCGAGCTGCCTGCCGCAGAAAAAGCCGGCGGACCTACGCAAAATGTGAAGAAGGATAAAGACGGCAAACGCCGCTCCAAAGCACAAAAAAGCACACTGGAAGCAGGCTAG